A genome region from Deltaproteobacteria bacterium includes the following:
- a CDS encoding phenylalanine--tRNA ligase subunit alpha, protein MIRKLESLVPELTEALGQASSLEELEELRVRFLGRKGLLAELMSGLTALSPEERPAVGRTANQVKGDLVALWDGRVEALRAQAQARVLDAFDPSVPGWRPDLGSLHPVTRVMREVCAVFTGLGFEVVSGPEVENDFHNFEALNLPPEHPARDMQDTLYISDSILLRTHTSPLQVRTMLSRKPPLGVIAPGKVYRRDSDITHTPMFHQIEGLLVDRHVTMADLRGTLTAFVQTVFGHETKVRFRPSFFPFTEPSAEVDISCVICGGSGKTATGEACRVCKETGWVEILGCGMVDPAVFAKVGYDPDVYTGFAFGLGVERIAMLKYGIGDLRMFFENDLRFLGQFA, encoded by the coding sequence TCATTCGCAAGCTGGAAAGCCTGGTCCCGGAGCTTACCGAAGCCCTGGGCCAGGCTTCTTCATTGGAAGAGTTGGAGGAGCTGCGGGTCCGATTTCTGGGCCGCAAGGGCCTCCTGGCCGAGCTGATGTCCGGGTTGACCGCGTTGTCTCCCGAGGAGCGTCCGGCCGTTGGACGGACCGCCAACCAGGTCAAGGGTGACTTGGTCGCGCTTTGGGACGGTCGCGTCGAGGCCCTCAGGGCCCAGGCCCAGGCCCGGGTTCTGGATGCTTTTGACCCGTCGGTGCCTGGCTGGCGCCCCGATCTTGGTTCGCTGCACCCCGTGACGCGGGTCATGCGCGAGGTTTGCGCCGTGTTCACGGGTCTGGGGTTCGAGGTTGTCTCCGGGCCGGAAGTGGAAAACGATTTCCATAATTTCGAGGCCCTGAATCTGCCGCCCGAGCATCCCGCCCGGGACATGCAGGACACGCTCTACATTTCCGATTCCATTCTCCTGCGCACCCATACCTCGCCCCTGCAGGTTCGGACCATGCTTTCCCGCAAGCCTCCACTCGGCGTCATCGCCCCGGGCAAGGTCTATCGTCGGGATTCGGACATCACGCACACGCCCATGTTTCATCAGATCGAAGGCCTGTTGGTCGACAGGCACGTGACCATGGCCGATCTGCGCGGCACCCTGACCGCCTTCGTGCAGACCGTGTTCGGGCATGAGACCAAGGTCCGCTTTCGGCCGAGCTTTTTCCCCTTCACGGAACCCAGCGCCGAGGTTGACATCAGTTGTGTCATCTGTGGCGGCTCGGGCAAGACCGCCACTGGCGAGGCTTGCCGCGTGTGCAAGGAAACGGGCTGGGTCGAGATTCTGGGCTGCGGCATGGTTGATCCGGCCGTGTTCGCCAAGGTGGGCTATGATCCGGACGTTTATACCGGATTCGCCTTTGGTCTGGGCGTGGAGCGCATCGCCATGCTCAAATACGGAATTGGCGATCTGCGGATGTTTTTCGAGAACGATCTGCGCTTTCTCGGGCAATTCGCCTGA